Proteins encoded by one window of Kribbella flavida DSM 17836:
- a CDS encoding SRPBCC family protein: MPSLDISCDDLVVADPAYVAERLGSDTLWREWWPELVLTPSERRGLEGVRWAVTGDAVGTAEWWLEQVRDGVVVHWFLRVDPVRRTGPRGLRRLQEGYVARYRERIWRFKDEVEQGRAAGERRSGWEPAIVSGGGTGAPHPAVPPTRRADGRPSRQRRGESMAEQTTSTIVVNATPKAIMAVIADFEAYPQWADSMRETEVLSTDEAGRPKQVRFKVDAGAISDEYTLDYVWSRNEVTWSLVQAKMVKGMDGAYVLRDLGEQGTEVTYRLAVDVAIPMIGMLKRKAEKVIIDTALKGLKKRVES, from the coding sequence ATGCCTTCGCTAGACATCAGCTGCGACGACCTGGTCGTCGCAGATCCAGCCTACGTCGCGGAGCGGCTCGGCTCGGACACCCTCTGGCGTGAGTGGTGGCCCGAACTGGTGCTCACGCCGTCCGAGCGCCGGGGGCTCGAGGGAGTCCGCTGGGCCGTCACCGGCGACGCCGTCGGTACGGCGGAGTGGTGGCTGGAGCAGGTCCGGGACGGCGTGGTCGTGCACTGGTTCCTGCGCGTCGACCCGGTACGCCGTACCGGGCCGCGCGGGTTGCGACGGCTCCAGGAGGGCTACGTCGCGCGGTACCGGGAACGGATCTGGCGGTTCAAGGACGAAGTCGAGCAGGGCCGCGCCGCGGGCGAGCGCAGGTCCGGCTGGGAACCCGCGATAGTCTCCGGTGGGGGCACCGGCGCCCCGCACCCGGCCGTGCCGCCGACCAGGCGCGCGGACGGACGACCGTCCCGGCAGCGGAGAGGTGAATCGATGGCAGAGCAGACCACCTCGACCATCGTCGTGAACGCGACCCCGAAGGCGATCATGGCGGTGATCGCGGACTTCGAGGCGTACCCGCAGTGGGCCGACTCGATGCGGGAGACCGAGGTGCTGTCCACCGACGAGGCGGGCCGGCCCAAGCAGGTCCGGTTCAAGGTCGACGCCGGGGCGATCTCCGACGAGTACACGCTGGACTACGTCTGGTCCCGCAACGAGGTGACCTGGTCGCTGGTGCAGGCCAAGATGGTCAAGGGCATGGACGGCGCCTACGTGCTGCGCGACCTCGGCGAGCAGGGCACCGAGGTGACCTACCGGCTGGCGGTCGACGTGGCGATCCCGATGATCGGCATGCTCAAGCGCAAGGCGGAGAAAGTCATCATCGACACGGCCCTGAAGGGCTTGAAGAAGCGCGTCGAGTCCTGA
- a CDS encoding ArsA family ATPase produces MTRVLLYTGKGGVGKTTSAAGTATLAALRGLRTLVLSTDAAHSLSDAFDCEVGGEPTEIDDLLFVQQIDAQRRFERSWGDIQAYLRSVLHVIGVDPIEAEELTVLPGAEEVLALLEVRDHVRSGRWDVVVVDCAPTAETLRLLALPEALSWYMDRIINTERKVLRSFRPLLGKASGLPMPDDTVFDALRRLQRDLADIRALLAGPDASVRLVLTPEAVVVAEARRSMTTLSLYGYRVDGIVANRVFPAAGADNWRRQWVAAQRGILEDVADSFSPLPIWESPYRACEPVGVEELAAFAVEMYGGDDPFARASDETSLLVDRHIDTDGRTYILTLPLPLASAADLELARHGDELIVTVGSYRRVIPLPAALARGVVAGARLDDGRLQVRFAPREPMVRTAVPPAAEVPTASGPLESAQELAQEFREQMDQQFGQEVDAAITEGTR; encoded by the coding sequence GTGACCCGGGTTCTGCTGTACACAGGAAAAGGCGGCGTGGGCAAGACCACGTCCGCGGCCGGCACCGCCACGCTGGCCGCCTTGCGCGGACTGCGCACGCTGGTGCTGTCCACCGACGCCGCGCACTCGCTGTCCGACGCGTTCGACTGCGAGGTCGGCGGCGAGCCGACCGAGATCGACGACCTGCTGTTCGTCCAGCAGATCGACGCGCAGCGCCGGTTCGAGCGGTCCTGGGGCGACATCCAGGCGTACCTGCGCTCGGTGCTGCACGTGATCGGGGTCGACCCGATCGAGGCCGAGGAGCTGACCGTGCTGCCGGGCGCCGAGGAGGTGCTCGCGCTGCTCGAGGTGCGCGACCACGTCCGGTCCGGGCGCTGGGACGTCGTCGTGGTCGACTGCGCGCCGACGGCGGAGACGCTGCGGCTGCTCGCGCTGCCGGAGGCGCTGAGCTGGTACATGGACCGCATCATCAACACCGAGCGCAAGGTGCTGAGGTCGTTCCGGCCGCTGCTGGGCAAGGCGTCCGGGCTGCCGATGCCGGACGACACCGTGTTCGACGCGCTGCGCCGGCTGCAGCGCGACCTGGCCGACATCCGCGCGCTGCTGGCCGGGCCGGACGCGTCGGTGCGGCTGGTGCTGACGCCGGAGGCCGTCGTGGTCGCCGAGGCGCGGCGCTCGATGACCACGCTGTCGCTGTACGGGTACCGCGTGGACGGCATCGTGGCGAACCGGGTGTTCCCGGCGGCCGGGGCCGACAACTGGCGCCGCCAGTGGGTCGCCGCGCAACGCGGGATCCTGGAAGACGTCGCGGACTCGTTCAGCCCGCTGCCGATCTGGGAGTCGCCGTACCGGGCCTGCGAGCCAGTCGGGGTGGAGGAGCTGGCGGCGTTCGCGGTCGAGATGTACGGCGGGGACGACCCGTTCGCGCGGGCCTCGGACGAGACGTCGCTGCTGGTCGACCGGCACATCGACACCGACGGGCGGACGTACATCCTGACGCTGCCGTTGCCGCTCGCGTCGGCGGCCGATCTGGAACTGGCCCGGCACGGGGACGAGCTGATCGTCACCGTCGGGTCGTACCGGCGGGTGATTCCGTTGCCGGCGGCCTTGGCCCGAGGGGTGGTCGCGGGGGCGCGACTGGACGACGGGCGGTTGCAGGTGCGGTTCGCTCCGCGGGAGCCGATGGTTCGTACGGCGGTGCCGCCGGCGGCGGAGGTTCCGACGGCGAGCGGGCCGTTGGAGTCGGCGCAAGAGCTGGCGCAGGAGTTTCGTGAGCAGATGGACCAGCAGTTCGGCCAGGAGGTCGACGCGGCGATCACGGAGGGGACCCGATGA
- a CDS encoding ROK family glucokinase: MGLTIGIDVGGTKIAAGVVGTDGTIGARAHRDTPATSVDETARAICDAAAELIAQYEVEAVGIGAAGFVSSDRSTVLFAPNLAWRDEPLGRRVADVLQVPVVVENDANAAAWGEFAFGAAKDVEHMVCVTVGTGIGGGVVIDGELLRGAHGVAAELGHMRVVPGGHRCGCGARGCLEQYASGSALVREGRAQAESGSLAAAQMLSVCGITDPAELTGPMITQAASAGDPCAVELLDDLGRWLGEGLASFATLFDPSTIVIGGGVSAAKELLVKSAQVAFEKNLPARANRPHPRFGLAQLGNDAGIIGAADLARRPAPAQADVAPPAAPAPAETAPSQAPGAAAEQPR; encoded by the coding sequence ATGGGACTGACCATCGGCATCGACGTCGGCGGTACCAAGATCGCGGCCGGCGTCGTCGGCACCGACGGCACGATCGGCGCCCGCGCGCACCGCGACACACCCGCCACCTCGGTCGACGAGACCGCCCGCGCCATCTGTGACGCGGCCGCCGAACTGATCGCGCAGTACGAGGTCGAGGCGGTCGGCATCGGTGCCGCCGGCTTCGTCTCGTCGGACCGCTCGACCGTGCTGTTCGCCCCGAACCTGGCCTGGCGCGACGAGCCGCTCGGCCGCCGGGTCGCCGACGTGCTGCAGGTCCCGGTCGTGGTGGAGAACGACGCGAACGCCGCGGCCTGGGGCGAGTTCGCCTTCGGCGCGGCCAAGGACGTCGAGCACATGGTGTGCGTGACCGTCGGCACCGGCATCGGCGGCGGCGTCGTGATCGACGGTGAGCTGCTGCGCGGCGCCCACGGGGTCGCGGCCGAGCTCGGCCACATGCGCGTGGTGCCTGGCGGTCACCGCTGCGGCTGTGGAGCCCGCGGCTGTCTCGAGCAGTACGCCTCCGGCAGCGCGCTCGTCCGGGAAGGCCGGGCGCAGGCCGAGTCGGGCTCGCTCGCGGCGGCTCAGATGCTGAGCGTCTGCGGCATCACCGACCCCGCCGAGCTGACCGGGCCGATGATCACCCAGGCCGCGTCGGCCGGTGACCCGTGCGCGGTGGAGCTGCTCGACGACCTCGGCCGCTGGCTCGGCGAGGGACTGGCGAGCTTCGCGACGCTGTTCGACCCGAGCACAATCGTGATCGGCGGCGGCGTCAGCGCGGCCAAGGAGCTGCTGGTGAAGTCGGCGCAGGTCGCGTTCGAGAAGAACCTGCCGGCCCGGGCGAACCGGCCGCACCCGCGCTTCGGTCTCGCGCAGCTGGGCAACGACGCCGGCATCATCGGCGCCGCCGACCTGGCTCGCCGCCCGGCGCCCGCCCAGGCCGACGTCGCGCCGCCGGCCGCCCCGGCACCCGCCGAGACGGCGCCGTCGCAGGCCCCGGGCGCGGCCGCGGAGCAGCCTCGGTGA
- a CDS encoding ROK family glucokinase — translation MALTQALTIGIDIGGTKVAAGVVDPEGNILDRLRRDTPTKDPKETEDAIAEVVHDLESRHDVIAVGIGAAGFVDGTRSSVLFAPHLAWRHEPLRDAVERRLGLPVVVENDANAAAWSEWRFGGGQGESHLVCVTLGTGIGGAILNDGALQRGKFGIAGEFGHMQVVPGGHRCECGNRGCWEQYASGNALTREARELALSGSPVAHNLLRAAEGDPRRINGPMVTELAKDGDPVAVELLEDVGRWLGIGLANLAAALDPGTFVIGGGVSDAGELLLAPAREAFKRTLTGRGFRPEARIVRAVLGPEAGMVGAADLAREEATWLRRVRVKTTAVTAKTAARGGRSTRLDRAARKSASRRTGMRAATSEGELQLEHTGDLQLDLPAEPQLNQTRRNQGEPEA, via the coding sequence ATGGCTCTGACGCAGGCGTTGACGATCGGCATCGACATCGGTGGCACCAAGGTGGCCGCCGGAGTGGTCGACCCCGAGGGCAACATTCTCGACCGGCTGCGCCGGGACACCCCGACCAAGGACCCGAAGGAGACCGAGGACGCGATCGCCGAGGTCGTGCACGACCTGGAGTCGCGGCACGACGTGATCGCGGTCGGCATCGGCGCCGCCGGATTCGTCGACGGCACCCGTTCCTCGGTGCTGTTCGCGCCGCACCTGGCCTGGCGGCACGAGCCGCTGCGGGACGCGGTCGAGCGCCGCCTCGGCCTGCCGGTGGTGGTGGAGAACGACGCGAACGCCGCCGCCTGGTCGGAGTGGCGGTTCGGCGGCGGCCAGGGCGAGAGCCACCTGGTCTGCGTGACGCTTGGCACCGGCATCGGCGGCGCGATCCTGAACGACGGCGCTCTGCAGCGCGGCAAGTTCGGCATCGCCGGCGAGTTCGGCCACATGCAGGTGGTGCCGGGCGGTCACCGCTGCGAGTGCGGCAACCGCGGCTGCTGGGAGCAGTACGCGTCCGGCAACGCGTTGACCCGGGAGGCGCGGGAGCTCGCGCTGTCCGGCTCACCGGTTGCGCACAACCTGCTGCGCGCCGCCGAGGGCGACCCGCGCCGGATCAACGGCCCGATGGTCACCGAGCTGGCCAAGGACGGCGACCCGGTCGCGGTCGAGCTGCTGGAGGATGTCGGCCGCTGGCTCGGCATCGGCCTGGCGAACCTCGCCGCCGCGCTGGACCCCGGTACGTTCGTGATCGGTGGTGGCGTCTCCGACGCCGGCGAGCTGCTGCTGGCGCCGGCCCGGGAGGCGTTCAAGCGGACGCTGACTGGGCGGGGGTTCCGGCCGGAGGCGCGCATCGTGCGCGCCGTGCTCGGCCCGGAGGCGGGCATGGTCGGCGCCGCGGACCTCGCCCGCGAGGAGGCGACCTGGCTGCGGCGGGTGCGGGTGAAAACCACCGCGGTGACGGCGAAGACCGCCGCCCGCGGCGGCCGGTCGACCCGGCTGGACCGGGCCGCCCGCAAGTCGGCGAGCCGGCGGACCGGGATGCGTGCGGCGACCTCGGAGGGCGAGCTCCAGCTCGAGCACACGGGCGACCTGCAGCTGGATCTGCCCGCCGAGCCGCAGCTGAACCAGACCCGGCGCAACCAGGGCGAACCGGAGGCATGA
- a CDS encoding endonuclease/exonuclease/phosphatase family protein, whose product MSTGPSLRVLSYNVHRWGDDREALARVVRACAPDVALIQEAPTWWGTRRKRRAMAATFGMTYVAAAARNAILVAGSTEVVESLHWRVWRPFVRRRLRLIATQLPGGAVGGRVTLGGTDLALVVCHLGLHIRGRQHELEQVLRGCRSFNLPYLLVGDLNEEPGGPVWDRLAAEGLTDLGVDVGPTYHSDNPERRIDGAHLSPELSGRVIPLDTVAGVTRADLAAASDHLPLLIELTPGRTLAG is encoded by the coding sequence ATGAGCACCGGCCCGTCGCTGCGGGTGCTGTCGTACAACGTGCACCGTTGGGGCGACGACCGCGAAGCGCTGGCCCGGGTGGTCCGGGCCTGTGCGCCGGACGTCGCGCTGATCCAGGAGGCGCCGACGTGGTGGGGGACCAGGCGCAAGCGCCGCGCGATGGCCGCCACCTTCGGCATGACGTACGTCGCGGCCGCGGCGCGCAACGCGATCTTGGTTGCCGGTAGCACCGAAGTCGTGGAGTCGCTGCACTGGCGCGTCTGGCGGCCGTTCGTCCGTCGCCGGCTGCGGCTGATCGCGACCCAGCTGCCGGGCGGTGCCGTCGGCGGGCGGGTCACGCTCGGCGGCACGGATCTCGCGCTGGTGGTGTGCCATCTCGGCCTGCACATCCGCGGCCGGCAGCACGAGTTGGAGCAGGTCCTGCGCGGGTGCCGGTCCTTCAACCTGCCGTACCTGCTGGTGGGCGACCTGAACGAGGAGCCAGGTGGTCCGGTCTGGGACCGCCTCGCCGCCGAAGGTCTCACCGACCTCGGCGTCGACGTCGGCCCGACCTACCACTCCGACAACCCGGAACGCCGGATCGACGGCGCCCACCTCTCACCCGAGCTTTCCGGCCGGGTGATTCCGCTCGACACGGTCGCAGGCGTCACCCGCGCCGACCTGGCCGCCGCGTCGGACCACCTACCCCTCCTGATCGAGCTGACCCCTGGCCGAACTCTCGCGGGTTAA
- a CDS encoding SDR family oxidoreductase, whose translation MSEAERPVALVTGVGRTVGIGAGIAEGLAASGWDVGFTSLTAYDERMPWGPENQARDEITGVLDKHGARVFSVEADFQDAAAPAEVLRAVGEALGPVRALVMAHCESVGSGILDTTVESFDRHFAVNARAIWLLIKAYAEQYDAPHGTGRIIALTSDHTAHNLPYGASKGALDRITLAAAEELKHLGLTANVINPGPIDTGWMSPELARWGTDATLLGRLGTPRDTANLVSFLCSEQGGWMNGQLLYSNGGFKP comes from the coding sequence ATGAGCGAGGCGGAGCGGCCGGTGGCGCTGGTGACGGGAGTCGGGCGGACGGTCGGGATCGGCGCGGGCATCGCCGAAGGGCTGGCGGCGAGCGGGTGGGACGTGGGGTTCACCTCCCTGACGGCGTACGACGAGCGGATGCCGTGGGGGCCGGAGAACCAGGCGCGCGACGAGATCACCGGCGTCCTGGACAAGCATGGGGCCCGGGTCTTCTCGGTGGAGGCGGACTTCCAGGACGCCGCGGCGCCGGCGGAGGTGCTGCGGGCGGTGGGGGAGGCGCTCGGGCCGGTCCGGGCGCTGGTGATGGCGCACTGCGAGAGCGTCGGCAGCGGCATCCTCGACACCACCGTCGAGAGTTTCGACCGCCACTTCGCCGTCAACGCGCGGGCGATCTGGTTGCTGATCAAGGCCTACGCCGAGCAGTACGACGCGCCGCACGGGACCGGGCGGATCATCGCCCTGACCAGCGACCACACCGCACACAACCTCCCGTACGGCGCGAGCAAGGGCGCGCTCGACCGGATCACGCTGGCGGCGGCCGAAGAACTGAAGCACCTGGGACTCACCGCCAACGTCATCAATCCGGGCCCGATCGACACCGGCTGGATGTCACCGGAGCTGGCGCGGTGGGGCACCGACGCGACGCTGCTGGGCCGGCTCGGCACGCCACGCGACACCGCGAACCTGGTCAGCTTCCTGTGCTCCGAGCAGGGCGGCTGGATGAACGGCCAGCTGCTTTACAGCAACGGCGGGTTCAAGCCCTAG
- a CDS encoding enoyl-CoA hydratase-related protein, translating to MTELVQLAVADGVATITLDSPHNKNALSQQLTGELLERLATAAADDAARVIVIRSAGDVFCSGADLSEATTVGMGVGAQRMVDVQRAIVAHPKPVVARVAGPVRAGGIGIVAAADISVAGTSATFALTEVRLGLAAATISLTVLPRLTDRAAGFTFLTGDGFDGTEAARLGLVTRAVPDEQLDDAVGTVLTSLLKGVPQGLRETKKLLTRELLADIDARGKDLAELSAGLFGSEPAQQAMLAFLNRKKK from the coding sequence ATGACCGAACTGGTGCAACTGGCCGTCGCCGACGGCGTCGCGACGATCACGCTCGACTCGCCGCACAACAAGAACGCGCTCTCCCAGCAGCTGACCGGTGAGTTGCTGGAGCGGCTCGCCACAGCGGCCGCGGACGATGCGGCGCGGGTGATCGTGATTCGCTCGGCCGGTGACGTCTTCTGCTCGGGCGCCGACCTGTCCGAGGCGACCACGGTCGGCATGGGCGTCGGTGCCCAGCGCATGGTCGACGTCCAGCGCGCGATCGTGGCGCACCCCAAGCCGGTGGTCGCGCGGGTCGCCGGCCCGGTCCGGGCCGGCGGGATCGGCATCGTCGCCGCGGCGGACATCAGCGTCGCCGGCACGAGCGCGACCTTCGCGCTCACCGAGGTCCGGCTCGGTCTGGCCGCCGCGACGATCTCGCTCACCGTGCTCCCCCGGCTCACCGACCGGGCCGCCGGCTTCACCTTCCTCACCGGCGACGGCTTCGACGGCACCGAGGCCGCCCGACTCGGCCTGGTGACCCGCGCGGTGCCCGACGAGCAGCTCGACGACGCGGTCGGCACGGTGCTGACCTCGCTGCTCAAGGGCGTGCCGCAGGGCCTGCGGGAAACCAAGAAGCTGCTCACCCGCGAGCTGCTCGCCGATATCGATGCCCGTGGCAAGGACCTGGCCGAGCTGTCGGCCGGCCTGTTCGGCTCCGAGCCCGCCCAGCAGGCGATGCTGGCGTTCCTGAACCGCAAGAAGAAGTAG
- a CDS encoding VOC family protein, producing MALRTKTHWIGVVLDAPDARDLARFYERLLGWTIYGDEANWVTLAPSKDAGYNLAFQTEPKYQRPVWPAEDGKPQMSMHLDLEVDDLEQAVEHAVQAGAEPAEFQPQQNVRVMLDPAGHPFCLYVDDPPTADK from the coding sequence ATGGCTCTCCGAACGAAGACACACTGGATCGGCGTCGTGCTCGACGCGCCGGACGCCCGCGACCTCGCCAGGTTCTACGAACGCCTGCTGGGCTGGACGATCTACGGCGACGAGGCGAACTGGGTGACGCTCGCGCCGTCGAAGGACGCCGGCTACAACCTGGCGTTCCAGACCGAGCCGAAGTACCAGCGTCCGGTCTGGCCGGCCGAGGACGGCAAGCCGCAGATGTCGATGCACCTGGACCTCGAGGTGGACGACCTCGAGCAAGCCGTCGAGCACGCGGTGCAGGCGGGGGCGGAGCCGGCGGAGTTCCAGCCGCAGCAGAACGTCCGGGTGATGCTCGACCCGGCCGGCCACCCGTTCTGCCTGTACGTCGACGATCCGCCGACCGCCGACAAGTAG
- a CDS encoding TIGR00300 family protein yields MQVTETVEITGHLMDSGLLSRVLDDIRGYGGEYTLDKFDLGYDKDDPSTVRMTVGAEDDEALQRLLMRIQTKGANLVDPGTPEIAEVTQDGVFPDGFYSTTNLPTSVRLNGRWVQVRNPEMDCGLLVEGDTVRTIPMSDVRTGMRIIASAQGVKVTPPIVANTEESFGFMESDVSSEKPQRVLVMQVADGMREAKANGQKVLWVGGPGIVHTGAAPAMVALVEAGYVDVLFAGNALATHDIESSLYGTSLGVDLARGRGVEHGHEHHIRAINTIRKAGSIAAAVEQGVLTSGVMHALVKKGGRFVLVGSVRDDGPLPDVYTDVLEGQRAMRAELPGVGYCLMAATMLHSVATGNILPASIPLTCVDINPATVTKLADRGSSQARGIVTDVGLFIEHLARELAPDYAEAK; encoded by the coding sequence GTGCAGGTCACCGAGACGGTCGAGATCACCGGCCACCTGATGGACTCCGGGCTGCTGTCCCGGGTCCTGGACGACATCCGCGGCTACGGCGGCGAGTACACGCTGGACAAGTTCGACCTCGGCTACGACAAGGACGACCCGTCGACGGTCCGGATGACGGTCGGCGCCGAGGACGACGAGGCGCTGCAGCGGCTGCTGATGCGGATCCAGACCAAGGGCGCGAACCTGGTCGACCCCGGGACGCCGGAGATCGCCGAGGTGACCCAGGACGGCGTCTTCCCCGACGGCTTCTACTCCACCACCAACCTGCCGACCAGCGTCCGGCTGAACGGCCGCTGGGTGCAGGTCCGGAACCCCGAGATGGACTGCGGCCTGCTGGTCGAGGGCGACACCGTCCGGACGATCCCGATGTCCGACGTCAGGACCGGCATGCGGATCATCGCCAGCGCCCAGGGCGTCAAGGTCACCCCACCGATCGTCGCGAACACCGAGGAGTCGTTCGGCTTCATGGAGTCCGACGTCTCCAGCGAGAAGCCGCAGCGGGTGCTGGTGATGCAGGTCGCCGACGGGATGCGCGAGGCGAAGGCGAACGGTCAGAAGGTGCTTTGGGTCGGCGGTCCCGGCATCGTGCACACCGGCGCCGCGCCGGCCATGGTGGCGCTGGTCGAGGCCGGGTACGTCGACGTGCTGTTCGCCGGCAACGCGCTGGCCACCCACGACATCGAGTCGTCGCTGTACGGCACGTCGCTGGGCGTCGACCTGGCCCGCGGCCGCGGCGTCGAGCACGGCCACGAGCACCACATCCGGGCGATCAACACGATCCGCAAGGCCGGCTCGATCGCCGCGGCCGTCGAGCAGGGCGTGCTCACCTCCGGCGTGATGCACGCGCTGGTGAAGAAAGGCGGCCGGTTCGTCCTGGTCGGGTCGGTGCGCGACGACGGCCCGCTGCCGGACGTCTACACCGACGTCCTGGAGGGACAGCGGGCGATGCGCGCCGAGCTGCCCGGCGTCGGCTACTGCCTGATGGCCGCCACCATGCTGCACTCGGTTGCCACCGGCAACATCCTGCCCGCGTCGATCCCGCTCACCTGCGTGGACATCAACCCGGCCACGGTGACCAAACTGGCCGACCGGGGTTCGTCGCAGGCCCGCGGCATCGTCACCGACGTCGGCCTGTTCATCGAGCACCTGGCCCGGGAGCTGGCGCCCGACTACGCCGAGGCGAAGTAG
- a CDS encoding alpha/beta hydrolase, translating into MSAHAEEFRSPGNGPNAATGILLSHGFTGSPKSMRPFAEHLAAEGYGVAVPRLPGHGTHWREANGTTWQDWYAVLDNEFERLRKEHDRVFLAGLSMGGCLVLRLAEQHGEDVAGLVLVNPSVQTDDKRLVLLPVLQRLLPSFPGVANDIKKPGVDEGAYDRLPLRALHSLAQLWKVTREDLPKVTQPVLLFRSTVDHVVEPSSGRTVLARISSRDVTETLLEDSYHVATLDNDAPRIFAGTTAFVRRIGSHA; encoded by the coding sequence GTGTCAGCTCATGCGGAGGAGTTCCGCAGTCCCGGCAACGGCCCGAACGCCGCGACGGGGATCCTGCTCAGCCACGGCTTCACCGGATCGCCGAAGTCGATGCGCCCGTTCGCCGAGCACCTGGCCGCGGAGGGCTACGGCGTGGCCGTCCCCCGGCTGCCCGGGCACGGCACGCACTGGCGAGAGGCGAACGGCACCACCTGGCAGGACTGGTACGCCGTGCTCGACAACGAGTTCGAGCGGCTGCGCAAGGAGCACGACCGGGTCTTCCTGGCCGGGCTGTCGATGGGCGGCTGCCTGGTGCTGCGGCTGGCCGAGCAGCACGGCGAGGACGTGGCCGGGCTGGTCCTGGTCAACCCGTCGGTGCAGACCGACGACAAGCGGCTCGTGCTGCTGCCGGTGCTGCAGCGGCTGCTGCCGTCGTTCCCCGGCGTCGCGAACGACATCAAGAAGCCGGGCGTCGACGAAGGCGCGTACGACCGGCTGCCGCTGCGCGCGCTGCACTCGCTGGCGCAACTGTGGAAGGTGACGCGGGAGGATCTGCCGAAGGTGACCCAGCCGGTGCTTCTGTTCCGCAGTACTGTCGATCACGTCGTCGAACCGAGCTCCGGCCGGACGGTACTGGCCCGGATCTCGTCCCGCGACGTGACCGAGACCCTGCTCGAGGACAGCTACCACGTGGCCACTCTGGACAACGACGCACCGCGCATCTTCGCCGGCACGACCGCCTTCGTCCGCCGGATCGGCAGCCATGCGTGA
- a CDS encoding lysophospholipid acyltransferase family protein has product MLYLFLRRFFVAPIVKLFFRPRVSGLENIPETGPALLVSNHLAFSDSIFLPVAVPRQIVFPAKSEYFTGPGLKGKLVATFFRSIGQIPIDRSGGRASLAALNTGLEILGKGELFGIYPEGTRSPDGRLYKGKTGVARMAIVAGVPVIPVAMIDTEKINPPGTMVPKWFVKEPGRRLPRLVRPGVAIGKPLDFSRYEGMERDRFVLRSVTDEIMYALMELSGQEYVDMYAAKAKDLIKAGENVDDHLKPRLDDTKAS; this is encoded by the coding sequence GTGCTGTACCTGTTCCTCAGACGGTTCTTCGTCGCCCCGATCGTGAAACTGTTCTTCCGGCCGCGGGTCAGCGGGCTGGAGAACATTCCCGAGACGGGGCCGGCGCTGCTGGTCAGCAACCACCTGGCGTTCTCCGACTCGATCTTCCTGCCGGTCGCCGTACCGCGGCAGATCGTCTTCCCCGCCAAGTCGGAGTACTTCACCGGCCCGGGGCTCAAGGGCAAGCTGGTCGCCACGTTCTTCCGGTCGATCGGCCAGATCCCGATCGACCGCTCCGGTGGTCGCGCGTCGCTGGCCGCGCTGAACACCGGCCTGGAGATCCTCGGCAAGGGCGAGCTGTTCGGGATCTACCCCGAGGGCACCCGCTCGCCCGACGGCCGGCTCTACAAGGGCAAGACCGGCGTCGCCCGGATGGCGATCGTGGCCGGCGTCCCGGTCATCCCGGTCGCGATGATCGACACCGAGAAGATCAACCCACCCGGCACGATGGTGCCCAAGTGGTTCGTCAAGGAGCCCGGCCGCCGGCTGCCGCGGCTGGTCCGGCCCGGCGTGGCGATCGGCAAGCCGCTCGACTTCTCCCGGTACGAGGGCATGGAACGGGACCGGTTCGTGCTGCGCTCGGTGACCGACGAGATCATGTACGCGCTGATGGAGCTGTCCGGCCAGGAGTACGTCGACATGTACGCCGCCAAGGCCAAGGATCTGATCAAGGCCGGCGAGAACGTCGACGACCACCTCAAGCCCCGCCTCGACGACACCAAGGCGTCCTGA
- a CDS encoding DUF2237 family protein produces the protein METDRNVLGDELQECGVDPVTGFFRDGCCSTGPEDLGSHTVCAVMTAEFLAYQQSVGNDLSTPRPGLGFAGLKPGDRWCVVAARWLQAYHAGVAAPVVLASTHARSLDTIPLAVLREHAVDVPPDLSSLS, from the coding sequence GTGGAGACCGACCGGAACGTGCTCGGTGACGAGCTGCAGGAGTGTGGCGTGGACCCGGTGACCGGGTTCTTCCGGGACGGGTGCTGCAGCACCGGGCCCGAGGACCTGGGCAGTCACACCGTCTGCGCGGTGATGACGGCCGAGTTCCTCGCCTACCAGCAGTCGGTGGGCAACGACCTGAGTACGCCGCGACCGGGGCTGGGCTTCGCCGGGCTGAAGCCGGGGGACCGGTGGTGCGTGGTGGCGGCTCGCTGGCTGCAGGCGTACCACGCGGGTGTCGCGGCGCCGGTGGTGCTGGCCTCGACCCACGCCCGGTCGCTGGACACGATCCCGCTGGCCGTGCTGCGCGAGCACGCGGTCGACGTACCGCCTGATCTGAGCTCGCTGAGCTGA